One Enterococcus silesiacus genomic window carries:
- a CDS encoding lipase has protein sequence MKKSILSALLICSVTLTSAVLPMAAVADEYDTKIEQQDEIINGLKTKETEAATKLAAIESDMLTTATKIDELTAKKKTLKEEIKKLYSEISDLNVRIQKREVQMRNQARDVQVSGSSTSYLDVILNSESISDAISRVQGITTLVNANNDLLEQQTSDKEDVEKKSETVESQISVLETSTKELNDKQASLDTLKLEQEIAKNDLEAQRSTEENKKSEYVEQKAAAQKKLEEEQAKQAKQAEAQRKADAAAAVKLAEAQAANPGLVKTNVVQENGTTQETQNAPVSEKPAGKPSGGGSSIGTGGVSDAKKKAAQIALNAVGQTNPTGWGQSGECIVAVQNWLNAAGVRFSPGGPHSGYTQSGAVQVAWSDVQVGDVVQYENALSPDAWLDGVHTVLVVGVNGSSVQIVESNNPAGSGYVSTTTGWTPSPYAANFRAVVWRFPG, from the coding sequence GTGAAAAAAAGTATATTATCAGCATTGCTGATTTGTTCAGTCACTCTAACCTCAGCTGTATTGCCAATGGCTGCAGTTGCAGATGAGTATGATACAAAGATCGAACAGCAAGATGAAATCATCAATGGATTGAAAACAAAAGAAACTGAAGCCGCAACGAAGTTAGCTGCAATTGAATCAGATATGCTAACAACTGCGACAAAAATCGATGAACTAACTGCAAAGAAAAAAACACTTAAAGAAGAAATCAAAAAATTATATAGTGAGATTTCAGATTTAAATGTTCGTATTCAAAAAAGAGAAGTTCAAATGCGTAATCAAGCCCGTGATGTACAAGTTAGCGGTTCAAGCACTAGCTATTTAGATGTGATTCTGAATTCAGAATCAATTTCTGATGCGATTAGCCGAGTGCAAGGAATTACAACATTAGTTAATGCGAATAATGATCTATTAGAACAACAAACTTCGGATAAAGAAGACGTGGAGAAAAAATCAGAAACAGTAGAATCACAAATTTCTGTTTTAGAAACATCCACGAAAGAATTAAATGACAAGCAAGCTTCTTTGGATACACTGAAGCTTGAACAAGAAATTGCTAAAAATGACTTAGAAGCACAACGCTCTACAGAAGAAAACAAAAAATCTGAGTACGTTGAACAAAAAGCCGCAGCTCAAAAGAAATTAGAAGAAGAACAAGCCAAGCAAGCAAAACAAGCTGAGGCACAAAGAAAAGCCGACGCAGCAGCTGCAGTAAAATTGGCGGAAGCTCAAGCTGCAAATCCAGGACTGGTAAAAACAAATGTTGTTCAAGAAAATGGTACAACACAAGAAACACAGAATGCACCAGTTTCTGAAAAACCAGCAGGAAAACCTAGTGGCGGTGGCAGTAGCATTGGTACCGGTGGCGTATCAGATGCGAAGAAAAAAGCTGCACAGATTGCTTTAAATGCTGTTGGACAAACAAATCCGACAGGTTGGGGGCAAAGCGGCGAGTGTATCGTAGCCGTACAAAATTGGTTGAATGCAGCAGGCGTTAGATTCTCACCAGGTGGTCCTCATAGTGGCTACACTCAATCAGGAGCAGTTCAAGTAGCTTGGTCTGATGTTCAGGTTGGTGATGTGGTTCAATACGAGAACGCGCTTAGCCCAGATGCATGGTTAGATGGGGTTCATACAGTTTTAGTTGTTGGTGTAAACGGCAGCTCAGTTCAAATCGTTGAATCAAATAATCCAGCGGGTTCAGGTTATGTTTCAACTACCACAGGTTGGACACCAAGCCCATATGCGGCAAACTTCAGAGCCGTTGTCTGGCGTTTTCCAGGATAA
- a CDS encoding rod shape-determining protein MreD, with protein sequence MIRKENVKYYAPVVFFLLMLIDGQLTQAAGNLTDNVFFANAHFMLLAFLMAVPNLSKRYLLITAVILGLICDSYYLGIIGIYTVALAATVMMMYRFQRVVHTNLLTAFFGMIIFVTAYELIAVGLQIIFRLSNVAPLLFITKVLGPTLLFNMLIFVIFSYPLKRLFGNE encoded by the coding sequence ATGATACGGAAAGAAAATGTTAAATACTATGCACCAGTAGTCTTCTTTTTATTGATGCTGATCGATGGTCAATTGACTCAAGCAGCTGGGAATTTAACAGATAATGTCTTTTTTGCAAATGCTCATTTTATGTTACTGGCATTTTTGATGGCTGTTCCCAATCTGTCTAAACGCTACTTGTTGATTACGGCAGTGATTTTAGGCTTGATTTGTGACAGTTACTATCTAGGAATCATTGGCATTTATACTGTTGCATTAGCTGCAACGGTTATGATGATGTATCGGTTTCAGCGAGTGGTTCATACAAATTTATTGACAGCTTTCTTTGGAATGATCATTTTTGTGACTGCCTATGAACTGATCGCAGTAGGTCTGCAAATTATTTTTCGCCTGTCAAATGTTGCTCCGTTGTTATTCATCACTAAAGTTTTAGGACCAACATTACTTTTCAATATGTTGATATTCGTTATTTTTTCTTACCCATTAAAGAGATTGTTCGGCAACGAATAG
- a CDS encoding rod shape-determining protein MreC, translating to MKKFNPNKNIIITLIVVIVVVTIISLTAAHRANNGKNNLGQSAVNDSVGFVDKVIGFPAKVIGSGVSSISTLFNTYDENERLKERIDGYGELSIQNDNLKKENEALKKELALNETLGNYEKVTATVVTRSPDMWQDLLIVDRGSNDGIEPNMAVLAQKGLIGRVIEVNATSSKVELLSSKNQNSNHFPVQINSEKGDSYGLLKSYDDKAGTLVVSQLVGDMDIKEGDIVQTSGLGQNSPANLPVGVVQKIKPDSYGLDREVYVKPYAEMYSIPVVTIIKRLAGAGE from the coding sequence GTGAAAAAATTTAATCCAAATAAAAATATAATTATCACGCTGATCGTAGTGATTGTCGTGGTGACCATTATTAGTTTGACCGCAGCTCATAGAGCAAATAACGGCAAAAACAATCTTGGGCAATCAGCGGTTAATGATAGTGTGGGCTTTGTGGACAAAGTTATAGGCTTTCCAGCTAAGGTGATCGGTAGCGGAGTATCGTCGATCAGTACACTATTTAACACCTATGATGAGAATGAACGGTTAAAAGAAAGAATTGATGGATATGGTGAATTATCTATCCAAAACGATAACTTAAAAAAAGAAAATGAAGCACTAAAAAAAGAGCTAGCGTTAAATGAGACACTGGGCAATTATGAAAAAGTGACAGCAACTGTTGTTACTCGTTCTCCAGACATGTGGCAAGACCTATTGATCGTTGATCGAGGATCGAATGATGGTATCGAACCGAATATGGCGGTCTTAGCTCAAAAAGGATTGATCGGCCGAGTGATTGAAGTAAACGCAACATCATCAAAGGTTGAGTTACTATCGTCTAAAAACCAAAATTCAAATCATTTTCCTGTTCAGATCAATTCTGAAAAGGGCGATTCATATGGTCTATTAAAAAGTTATGATGATAAAGCAGGGACTTTGGTTGTTAGCCAGTTAGTAGGAGATATGGACATCAAAGAAGGCGATATCGTTCAGACTTCAGGCTTAGGTCAAAACTCTCCAGCAAACCTACCAGTAGGTGTAGTTCAAAAGATAAAACCAGACAGTTATGGTTTAGATCGAGAAGTTTATGTTAAACCGTATGCTGAAATGTACAGCATTCCCGTTGTAACAATCATCAAAAGATTAGCTGGAGCGGGGGAGTAG